Genomic DNA from Oryza sativa Japonica Group chromosome 5, ASM3414082v1:
ACAGCAAACTTGTTCTACTGCATGGAATTTTCACAGAAAGACAAGCCATTGTTACCGCAAGATGCAAACCATATGGAGAAGGAAACAGATCCTGATGATCTCAACTTGGGCAGCAAAAGAAAATTGGAGAAACATAATCCTAAGGCTTTGCGACATGTTATTTGTGCCAACAAAAACTTGGTCTTTAGCAGGTGAAATCAGATTAATGATGGATATTTTTTGGGACATTAAGTTGTGCTTAAAAACAAAATGAGAGTATGTGTTCTTTGAACAACCATGAAGGAAACTATCTAGCATATGTAACATATCATAATAAAAATTTCCTAGAGTTACAAAACAAAACCATGCCTTAACAGTTTAACTGCTTAACACTTACCACCGAACTGGCTCTGTCAATTGAATTACAGGCTTCCCAGTTAATGGGCACGTGACATTTAAGATGCTAGTTTGGGTACTGGTCATAAGAACATCCTCCTGTTCATCACCAGGCATTGGTTGGCCAGCATGGTGAACATTCTGTAGAAGACAACACAATTACAGAGAGAGAAAATAATTAGAAGTAATGCACAAACCTTTTACTTTCTCCAAACATGACCTATTGGAGATACCATACTAAAAATTGCAGTCATTTCAATCCATCTTTAATGTAACATTTTCAGCAATAGTTCAGCACCGAGCTAACTCAGTGAATATATAGGCAAAAAAGTACATAATCCATACCGTTCTCAACAGCCATTAGCACTAAGGGAGAATTAACATTTGTAAATTCCTCTAATTCCTGATCTACCGCATAGAAAATTGCCAAGTCTCTCAAAACACAAAGGGTCCACGGAACATACCCAAACTGCCTCTCTGAACTGCCGAATGAGCAGATGGTTCTCTACTGATGTTGATGAGTTCCCCTTGACCTTGTTAACCTCAGCCTCGATCAGCTTTTCGAAATCCGTCATCTTGACACAAATTCAGTGATCAATACCAAAACAACAAATAACCATTTAGCCGAAATTCCTCCAATACAATTCGAATAAGCCCCTGAAACCAAAAAAATAATCATCGCGGCTACCAGAGTCCGCACCTGATTAGATGGCTGGTACGCCCCAGGCACCTTCCGGATCGCGTCGGCGTAGCACGTGCAATCTTCGCACGAAGCAACCAgttccagcgccgccgcctcaagcTGCTTCACCTGCAAAAGAGGATAACGATGGTGGTTATGGGTTTAGGGTTTCCGCGGCACAACGCCGCGTGAGGTTAATGTGGGGGGAGAGGCCGCGTGCCTTGTCGGACTTGTTCTCCCTCTCGTAATCGACGGCGATGGACTTCATTTCGCCGATCGCCTTGCGAATCTCCTGTGGGTTTTGGGGGGGGATTCGATGAGATTGCTAGGGTTTTGGGGGTTTAGCGGAGAGCGGGCAGCCGAGTGGGGATTCTTACCGCGATAAGGGTTTCCGCCTCCGACGACTCCCTCTCGGCGGCGTTAGTGAGCTTGTTGACCACCGACGACAtctccggcgaccggcggcgatctccgccgcgcccgcttTCCCGCgatttggttttggttttggttttcgAGGGAAAGAGAAAGCCGTCAGGTGGATGGGTACTGGAGGATTTGAGCCTTTATATCTTGTGGATTTGTAGCCCATGAAATATTTTGCTGGGCTAGAGGGCCCGGCCAGTCAACTAGCCCAGCTAATGGTAGAAATACTTTGAGCCCAAGTTagctttctctctttcttttttttgcagggAGGCTCAAGTTAACCTTCAGAAATTACTTTGGGAGTTTTTTGGTAGCACCACATCTTGGATTAAATCGTCTTTTAACAAACAGTACAAACGCAGATCATAGAACGTGCGTACGCTCACCCTTATGAACACGCGCACAACCTACCTCTATGAGCATCTCCTAAAGACTGAACCGGTATATCTTGAAATCGACGAAGTCATCACGAGCGTCTCGCCATCGATAGATAcgtcgtctaccactgaaaTAATAATTAACCGTAAATCGTTGTGATCTTCAATTCACTTACAAACTACTAGTGAGCGAAATCATGTGAAGTTGGCATTGGCAAGAAGTTATATCAACTGCACCGTAAAAATTATCGAATTTTGGCCAGTAGGAAAATGTTTGATCCTTGGCACTAATCAAACTGTAGTAGCAACAGGATTCCGCACCTATAACTCTGTTGCAATTCGAGATGACAAAAACATCGACAAATCTGATGGTCAATTCAAGCAATCCTCAATCCAGTGGGGCAAACCTAGCCAAACCGAGATGCTCTCTTGTATAACAAGCTCAGAATATTTGATGGTAATTTAACccagtttgaagtttgaacgaGTTCTAGTAGATTTGTGGGGCTACACTTGGTGACttggagtaaatttcataagGTGATACCGATTTCAATTTGAACCAGGCATTAGCAAGGCAATACGCAGCAATTCATCATGTGCCATAATAAAATTCagcagttctgcctgcctgacCTAAAGCCTTGGATCTGAACGTTCTGAACTGACATGTCATTCATGTGGCCACCTGCGACTGCATCTTGCCTGCAGGCTGGACAAGCATATGGATCCCAACCTTCCTATGCAGCAAGCGGGCGTCCATGGCTAGGAATTCAGAGCCCTCCAGCATGTGGACGAACCACTTGTCGATGTAGATGTAATCAGTATACTCCAATTGCATGGCAAGCATTGAAGAACAGACAGAAGCCATGGGGGCGATGAAAATTGCTGCCGCTTCACGCATTCGAAAAATAAACCCACGGATATTGACTTCAGGTCATACAAGATGCTCATACTTAGTTCAGTATACATAATTTATTAGTTTACAGTGTAACTgataagagaaaagaaaaagaaattagtGTGATCAATTAACATTTCTCAGTGAAGTTTGAACTGTCGAGAAAAGAAATCAATTGATTCTAGAACTTTCTTGCAAAGATCCTCTTAATTTAATCAGAACGGCAATTCTGTATTTAGTGCAACTTGTCATATGAAATTCTGAATGCCAGCCAGCAAAGAGCCCAAATTGAGTGGGGTCCGGTCAACTAACCTAACCTACAGAACATCAAATGAAACTGCAAcgaattttttaattaattgtaAACAATACCGGCCTAATTACCCACGTAAATTTCACTGCAAATCACGCTACCGTTTCTGTATTCTGAAGGCAACGGCTACTCTCAGTCTCAGCTCTTGTCGTATGCTATTGCAATCTGCAACAAGTCGCATAATCAACGGCTGCTTCTGACTGAATCCAATTCTTTTACTCGTGtaggttcagacttcagaaagCAGAATTTCATCAGCGCAGAGATGCGTGATCATCGTCGCCCTGATGCTGCCACGACGAATCCTTAGGAGAAAAACCGCAGTGATCGATTCGAGTTAGTTTACGCAGGTCAAGGAGAGATCTTACAATCTTAGAAGAAATGAAGCCCACATGATGATACTCTCAGAGACTAAAGAATGGAAGATTGGATTTGTGCACAGTGGTCACCCATGTACAGTACAGAATCCCATTAACCCAGTAGAACATCGCGTTGATTTTGTGGCTGCATTGGAGCACCAAACCATCCTACAAACACAAGTGTTTTTCTTAATAGTACTACTACTGTgcctttgaatttttttagtgATTTTCCAGTTCATAAGGAGATACTGGTATGTACTATATTTTTCGTGTAAAAATTTGATACCTCTCGGTATTTTCGGACTAGGAGATACTAAATTTTACATTACCTCTCAATACCTCCGGTACtaagagataccaaattttagaGACCTTTTACAGTGTTTGCAAGGTACTTAGAGATATTGAGAGGTGAAACAATGTGAACCATTGATTAAGAGGATTAAAAGAGGGGCAAGTATGGAATAAAATTTTCATAACTAATAGCAATGGAGTAATCAACTACTAAACGATGAGCATTTTGAGTGAATCGAATACCTGGATCCAATCACCAGTATTGTTAGGTAGAAAACAAAGTAAATCTTTCGAACAATTTaatgcatcgatcgatctgcaGTTCTacatcggaaaaaaaaaagagatcgaCGCCTCCTTTCTTCGACCctttggcttagttcttgttcTAGGGTTTGAATTGGTCCACTAGAAGAGGACAAAGGGAGAAATATCAGCATAGTTGAGGGTTCAAGATGGACCAATTGACGGCTAGGCGCAATCGCATCAGATAAGATCTACTCTGCTCCTATACTATTTACACAATTGATTCGTTATTTACATAGTTAATAAATTCCTTCGTATAAGGAACTAAAATGAGATCTCCTATGTTTTTCTTCTAGGGTTTGAATAGGCGAACATGTAAGGAGACATGGTTGAGAGAGAGAAGCTCTAATATCTTGTTGGTTAATCTGACATAGCATGTTCAGATGGATGCAATCATTAGGTATATTTTCTCTACAGTTTATGTTTTCCATGAATGTAAAACTTAAATCGGCGTAACCCTTGAGTTATATTTTAATGTTCTTGGGAACAAAATATAAATCTCAAAATAACTATGCAAATAATGTAATGGAGAATTAATGGGAAGAGTTCTACCATGTTCTTGGGATCAAAATGTAAATCTATAGAAAACCACGTAAATGAGAACTTTAATACTAGTACCACACAAACAACTTAACTGGTACCGACACGGTACCGATCTGAATTTGCGGACAactctttcctttcctctctacTAGCAAATTTATCTTTTTACTTGGTACCTGAGTGCCTATGCCAATACTCAAATACCATAGTACATTTTATTATGGAGTGTTGGATCTTTACTCTTTTTGAATGCAAACACCATAAAAGGTTAGTATCTCTTAAATACTATaaaatttctttttgttttttgtttttttggaaaataGAATTTGCCATGCGACAAACTTTAACATAGTTTTGCATCTTGCGCGTTACACATCGGAAATACTAGCATGGCACTAAGTACAGAGGCCGGAGATGTATTACTCATTTTTCCATCATCTTAGTGCATTTCATTTTAAGAAAAGCTGTGTGCTGCTGTGAACTAGAAAGCTGAAGAACCATTATCGAAAAAAGAAAGCTGAAGAACACCCCTAGCACCTGGCTTTATTCTGAAGTGCGCATGGGCTCAATAGCACACACTCATATGATCATATCGTCCAAATTTCAATTCGCTGGAGAGATTCTCTCCGTCGCAAATGGGCAATATAATAAAAATCACAAGAATTATTCCCGTAGCTGGAACGGTTGGCTCAAACGAACTCCTGTCTTTCTCTTCAGTGTCCAGCTCTCCATGATGATGAGCGAGTACATATACATACAGTTGTATGCTGttcctgaaaattacctgctcAATCAATCATGGCGCATCATCTCGTCGTCGTGCTCGCTGCGAAGCGTACGAACGGATGCTGACAAGGACCAACCATTAGAGTGACCATCCCCGTTTTGTGTCGGTAGATGATGCTAGCTGCCGTTGGAGCTGGAAGTTTGTCTGAAATCTAGAATTGAGCTCATCTCAGAATTGTGCTAGTTGTCGATTTCGAATCGTGCAAGCCTGaatgtctgaaactctgaaatgCATGGCTCCTGAAACCTCTGCAGTTAACCGTTGCTCTGCAGACAGATGACTGACAATTAGCAGTAGATAAAAACGCATTTGCTGCTTATCCTACAGTAACACACTGATTTGCAAGTTGATGTGTTTTCTGATGGATCATGTGAGCTGCGAACCGTTGATCTGTGCAAAAAACCGCAGACTTTCCTGTGCGAGCTCTGTCCAATTGCCGACCGAGCGAATTCAGTGAGCTGCATGCGTGGCGTGCGTGCAGTTGAATTTGCCCAGGAAAGCTCATCGAATTCGCTCCCATGGGGGCAGAGAAGCATCCCATGTGCGATacatctgaaaaaaattgagttCAAAACTCGAGTGGTTTGATCTGTCATGCTAACTAAGCCGATCTGCATCTTGAAATCTGCTGCACCTTGGAGGAGAAAACAAATACCAAAAACAGTACTGAAAATTTGCGATTGATTCCCTTCCTGATCTATGCTCCTGACCACTACTATCATCTCGTCTCGTCAGTCAAATCATCATTTGGTCAACACTAATGACAGACTGTTCATCCATCCACGTCGGCTCGCACATGCCGACAGCTACAAATGCAGCTCGATCTTGGGATATAAATAACGGCATCTCGTTTGCCGTTGATCTGTCTTAGCTAACTACTTCACACTAGTGAGAACAGAGCTGAGCTGAGAGCAATGGCGATGGTGGCGAGGAGGTtcttggtggcggcggcggctgtgtgcctggcgctggcggcggtgccggcggcgatggggcaggcggcggcgccggcgccgaagggggcggcggcggcggcgctgaacGTGACGGCGATCCTGGAGAAGGGCGGGTCGTACACGACGTTCATCCGGCTGATGAAGAGCACGCAGCAGGACACGCAGCTGAACAGCCAGCTGAACGGCACGTCCACCGGCTTCACCGTGTTCGCCCCCACCGACGGCGCGTTCAGCAGCCTCAAGCCCGGCACGCTCAACTCCCTGTCGGCGCAGGACCAGGTGTCGCTGGTGCAGGCGCACATCGTCCCCAAGTTCTACTCCATGGACGCCTTCGACACGGCGAGCAACCCGGTGCGCACCCAGGCGTCCGGCGGCGACGGTCCCTACACGCTCAACAtcaccgccacctccaccaaCCAGGTCAACGTCTCCACCGGCGTCGTCGACACCACGCTCGGCACCGCGCTGCGCGCCGACCAGCCGCTCGCCGTTTACTCCGTCGACAAGGTGCTCCTCCCGTACGCGCTGTTCGgccccaagccgccgccgtccccgccgccggcgcccagcAAGAAGCCGGCCAAGGGGGACACCAGCGCGTCCGCGGAGGCGCCCGCTGGCTCCGCCGACCAccctgccggcgccgcccccgccgccgccagggcCGCCGGGTGGGGCGTGGCTGCCTTGCTGGCCGCCGCTTGCCTCTTGTAAGATGAGAAATTCGTGTCGGTGCATATGAGATCAGAGGCTACTACTGGCTGAGTGCATGATGCATTTCAAGAGTAGTTCTTGCTGCAACTTAAActactcctcttcctctccttattcttctctctctccttgtgATTGAACAAATTTATCCAGTGGTTTTGAAGAGTGGATGACGAAATGCAGTCGAAATGTTTTTCTGTACATTTTCGTAAAAAATCTACGTAGATCTTCGATCTGTAATATTTTACCAGAGTAGGTGACTAGATCGAACAAGCATTTTTAGCGGTCCAAGCTTACCAATAAAAATGGCATGTTGCATTTGGGCCAAAATGGGCTGCATTTGGACCTGATCATCCTTAACCAGCCCAAGATTATCATGGGCCCATTGGGCCAAACGAATTTAGCAAGGCCTCAAGGCTCTCAACTCTATCAATCTAGTGCAAACTGGGCCAAGCTGGATATATGTATCACTACGGCCCTGTTTAGAGGAGTTTTTAGTTGCTGCAGCTTTTTTTAGAATCTCCTAAAACAGTCTAGCTTTTGATTCAGGTTCTaagaagctgtagttgtagaatcaagaaaatgaactagaaaccAGAAGCTGGGCTTTTCTAAATTCTCAGAAACTGGTTATCAACTTCTTTGAATCTTAAACTCCTCTAAACAGGTCCTATGTCTGGCTCGTTTATTTCGTGATTTTTTTGCATGGAATGCGATTAAGAAAAGACAAACGGATTTGGTGCCAAGCACAAGCATGTTCCGGTGAGCAGTCAATTTCTCGATCTCTCGCTGTTCCTGGTCTGGAAATTGAAGCTTCCCCTTGGCTAGCTAGCTGGAAATTCAATTTGGTTTTTAGTTCAAGTGGCGACGTATGGGTGCTCGCCTGTCCATCCGACAACAATGCAAATTATTTTATTCTCGCATCTCTCGCGCCATCAAGATCTATCTATCTAGCATCAGATGTTTTACGTGCTTAAAAAGTGAAGGAAAACGCATCTAGCTTAGCTGGTGATACCTTCTTAAACACTCGTCGTGTTCCTTAAAAAATCATTTGTAGAACGCCTCATCTACCAATGGACCAATGGAGCACCGGAGTCGGAGAAGAAGCTAAAAATACTCACCAAATTAATCGACGCGgccggatggatggatggatggatggatcgggtGTCGCTTCCGAGCCGCTGCGCCGTCGCAGTCGCCAATATCTCTTCCTTCTTTCTGATCGTCTGCATGCTGGTGATTGACCGGGTTCACGTATGTATCTACAAGATTCGGCAATAAGGCCAAGAAAAGTATAGTACTTCTGCTGCAACTGCGTGAATGCCCGGGTGTGTACAAGGAGGTAGAGGTTCTGATAAACAGCTGGTGCCAAATGGCAACTACTTCCCCCATTCTAAAATACACTCCCTGTGTTTTATAATGAAAGATTTTCTAGCAtacccatatttatatagatgttaatgaatctatacgtatatgaatatgagtaatgctagaaagtcttacattgtgaaacggaggaagtaagtgttttttttaacttcGACACAATTTTTAGATGTTATTTTCACTAACAATATCTTttaaagtaagatgttttaaataaaaagagttattgatctttttatatttttaccattaatagtcaaaataaaaaatggttAACTTACActatttctaaaaatatttacattttaGAACATATAGAGTAGCTAGTAAGAATTATATAGTtcttactagctagctagctacttatATAGTTCTTTCAACTTGTCTTACATAGTTCTTTCATGGATTCTAGGATGATTTTATAGGAGAAGTTACAAACCAGAAGCTATCTTAAACAGGATTAAGTTTGCTTTAATGTGGAACAGATTCTGGTGATCAGATATTAaactgctagctagctgcatacTGTCTTATTTGTATGAGAACTCCATTGATCAACGGCACAGTGACAGTATACACTACACCCATCATGTTCTCATCGGTTGAACCGCTACTgatacatataaaaaaaatcagcacaGTTGCATTGATTATTTGATTTGATTAATTATGTATGGTTCAACTCTCTCCTGGAAGTTGAAGTGGAGTAGTTTCATATTGCAAGTCTCGCACGTCAGAAACGTTGCGGAGGCACTGTCAAACGATCAATATTTCGACAGGGACGGCCAGCTTGCAGTAGAACTACAACTATACTGTCGGTGGCAAACTTCTTCCAGTTTTGTATATATGACACTGCATGATTAGCATACATATAAAATTCTAGTGATAGATTCTTTGCTCTCTGATGTTGAAAATTGCAGTGATAATGTATATAATCATGGGGCCAACATGTACATATATGAACTGaatgaatgcatgcatgcatgcatggtttgtGGCCCAACCTAACTGGAATGCACATTTCCTGAATATACAAGATGAACAGACGACAAAATGTTGAGACTGATCATATCATTCATTTGTATGTAGTACAGGTCACACCTAATAATAATATCAAATTGTAGGCATCTTGGGTACTTTGATACAGTTGGTTTTGTACATCAAAGAAGATATTCGATCAAGTTTCTGGCAGTTAAAACATCGCCCTCGAGAGGTGCCTCCCCGGCCGAGACTACTTACCACGGCCGCCAAATGCATAcacactgcaaaaaaaaaaaaaaaatctcgtaGTGCAGGGGAATGCAAACTGGTGTGCAATCATCCAGTGAAATTTTTGTTCTGGTCGTGTGTGAAATTTAGATCGAAAGGAATCAAAGAGTTTTTAGCACAAAGAGACATCCGCTACGAGCCTATATATTCGCAAAATTAAGGAGGCAACCACATGGATGTTGGCATGGAAAAAATGGCCTACTTTATGgacgtatttttttattttgtcctGTATATAACTGTAttcaataaaatataacaagtcATGTGTGAAATTTAGAATGCAAGGAATCAAAGAGTTTTTAGCACAAAGAGACATCCACTACGAGCTTATATATTCGCAAATTTACGAGGAGGCAACCACATGGATGTTGGCATGAACAAAAATGGCTTTACTTTGTCCTGTATTTCACTGTATTCAATGAAATAGAAGAATCTCCAATCTCTGtcgtattgatttttttaagagaaaaggGTATTTTTTTACCTGGCCTTTTTAAATTAAGAACTTAGCTTTTAAATAAtccaatctaaaattcgcttCTATAAAGATTTGAATTCAAGATCTTGGAGTGCTACTCAGGGTACTGTAACCACTATGCTACATGCCATGTAACCACTATGC
This window encodes:
- the LOC4339616 gene encoding E3 SUMO-protein ligase MMS21 isoform X1; translation: MSSVVNKLTNAAERESSEAETLIAEIRKAIGEMKSIAVDYERENKSDKVKQLEAAALELVASCEDCTCYADAIRKVPGAYQPSNQMTDFEKLIEAEVNKVKGNSSTSVENHLLIRQFREAVWNVHHAGQPMPGDEQEDVLMTSTQTSILNVTCPLTGKPVIQLTEPVRCADCRHIYEKVPIMHYIRNQKPPKCPIAGCPRVLQVGRVTCDSLLQVEIDELRSSGPSAPDAENIEDLTDDEDDSNE
- the LOC4339616 gene encoding E3 SUMO-protein ligase MMS21 isoform X2, whose product is MSSVVNKLTNAAERESSEAETLIAVKQLEAAALELVASCEDCTCYADAIRKVPGAYQPSNQMTDFEKLIEAEVNKVKGNSSTSVENHLLIRQFREAVWNVHHAGQPMPGDEQEDVLMTSTQTSILNVTCPLTGKPVIQLTEPVRCADCRHIYEKVPIMHYIRNQKPPKCPIAGCPRVLQVGRVTCDSLLQVEIDELRSSGPSAPDAENIEDLTDDEDDSNE
- the LOC9272120 gene encoding fasciclin-like arabinogalactan protein 13, which codes for MAMVARRFLVAAAAVCLALAAVPAAMGQAAAPAPKGAAAAALNVTAILEKGGSYTTFIRLMKSTQQDTQLNSQLNGTSTGFTVFAPTDGAFSSLKPGTLNSLSAQDQVSLVQAHIVPKFYSMDAFDTASNPVRTQASGGDGPYTLNITATSTNQVNVSTGVVDTTLGTALRADQPLAVYSVDKVLLPYALFGPKPPPSPPPAPSKKPAKGDTSASAEAPAGSADHPAGAAPAAARAAGWGVAALLAAACLL